The Sylvia atricapilla isolate bSylAtr1 chromosome 3, bSylAtr1.pri, whole genome shotgun sequence genome has a window encoding:
- the BFSP1 gene encoding filensin, with translation MYRSSFLREVRKEKYERSDAYDELRGSPEFDSLAQARGLENLQELNERFASYINRARVLEQRNAILRKQLETFQRMDELVGLDEAFAGQIEFNRQRMRELASDRAKLEREEKDAQRMLDEYCNKYRNEREYQQRLKETLERLNKEADEALLCNLELQIESQFLQDDINATKDRYKKNLMEIQTYVNVLQQIIQTTPRVSPITTGICEEKVIAERRIPVLQSQLEEYKSILCQLQAQKYKLQTETTMLEQAIKNTQESYDDEIQLYNEQIENLRKGIEEAERILEKYTTDCRQLVIYQQSLENELERYKRIIENEDSRLNSAIAGTPVTLFTQIYRPAQPQASRGRDITQAMQDIASVKPRQKALTKKIARKKELMSKDITDSHSPERMYERTLEGFDQDQMEFRHEGSVRCEPEQEGSEFDEKEMGPEDVPDGAQISKAFDKLCNIVREKIRVCKRPEAKPDAHPKGRYVLVTGEEGYEEPCILAPSLPAAGGITVSTGNGKVMNGGEVEPIPELPEPTEPSEKEKGEIRERREEIELPDKQREEGKEDVLEWGKKARGKMEQIAKYPDISEPETVPSPGLISPTEPGLLQEREYEREDKQGLLFREAALPGSMSYEKVEVVESIEKFSDDRIQTYEETAMIVETMIEKTSKKKPGDKGS, from the exons ATGTACAGGAGCAGCTTCCTCCGCGAGGTGCGCAAGGAGAAGTACGAGCGCTCGGACGCCTACGATGAGCTGCGAGGCTCCCCGGAATTCGACAGCTTGGCCCAAGCCCGCGGCTTGGAGAACCTGCAGGAGCTCAACGAGCGCTTCGCCAGCTACATCAACCGGGCGCGGGTGCTGGAGCAGCGCAACGCCATCCTGCGCAAGCAGCTGGAGACCTTCCAGCGCATGGACGAGCTGGTGGGGCTGGACGAGGCCTTCGCCGGGCAGATCGAGTTCAACCGCCAGCGGATGCGGGAGCTGGCATCCGACAGAGCCAAGCTGGAGCGCGAGGAGAAGGACGCCCAGCGCATGCTCGACGAGTACTGCAACAA GTATAGAAACGAACGTGAATATCAGCAGAGGCTAAAAGAAACCCTGGAGCGCCTCAATAAA GAAGCTGATGAAGCCTTGCTGTGCAACCTGGAGCTGCAAATCGAGTCCCAGTTCCTGCAGGATGACATTAATGCCACAAAGGACAGATACAAGAAG AACCTCATGGAAATCCAGACCTACGTCAATGTCTTGCAGCAGATCATCCAGACAACTCCCCGTGTGTCCCCAATAACCACTGGCATCTGTGAG GAAAAAGTGATAGCAGAGAGGAGGatccctgtcctgcagagccagctggAAGAATACAAGAGcatcctctgccagctgcaggcacAAAAATACAAGCTGCAGACAGAG ACAACCATGCTGGAGCAAGCAATTAAAAACACCCAGGAGAGTTATGACGATGAAATCCAGCTTTACAATGAGCAGATTGAAAACCTTAGGAAGGGGATAGAGGAGGCTGAGAGGATCTTGGAGAAGTACACGACTGACTGCCGCCAGCTGGTGATCTACCAGCAGTCCCTGGAGAACGAGCTGGAGCGGTACAAACGGATCATCGAGAATGAGGACAGCCG GTTAAACTCAGCTATAGCAGGAACCCCAGTCACACTCTTCACACAGATATACCGACCTGCCCAGCCTCAGGCTTCCAGGGGAAGAG ATATCACCCAGGCCATGCAAGACATTGCCAGCGTAAAGCCCAGACAAAAAGCCCTGACAAAGAAAATTGCCAGGAAAAAGGAGCTCATGTCAAAAGACATAACCGACAGTCACTCCCCCGAAAGAATGTACGAGAGAACTCTGGAAGGTTTTGACCAAGATCAGATGGAGTTCAGGCACGAAGGCTCAGTCAGGTGTGAACCTGAGCAGGAAGGGTCAGAAtttgatgaaaaagaaatgggcCCAGAGGACGTACCCGACGGAGCCCAGATAAGCAAAGCCTTTGACAAATTGTGTAACATTGTGAGGGAGAAAATAAGAGTCTGCAAGAGACCAGAGGCTAAGCCTGATGCCCACCCCAAAGGGCGTTACGTGCTGGTGACTGGGGAGGAAGGCTATGAAGAACCCTGCATCCTGgccccctctctccctgctgcaggagggatcACAGTGTCCACTGGCAATGGGAAGGTGATGAACGGCGGGGAGGTGGAGCCCATaccagagctgccagagcccaCCGAACCgtcagagaaagagaaaggggaaatccgtgagaggagagaagagattGAACTCCCAGACaaacagagagaggaggggaaagaagacGTGCTtgagtgggggaaaaaagcgAGAGGAAAAATGGAGCAAATCGCAAAGTACCCGGACATCTCTGAGCCTGAGACAGTTCCTTCCCCTGGTCTGATCAGCCCGACTGAGCCAGGACTCCTTCAAGAGAGAGAATACGAGCGAGAAGATAAGCAGGGCCTTTTGTTCAGGGAAGCAGCCTTACCTGGCTCCATGAGCTATGAGAAggtggaggtggtggagtccaTTGAGAAGTTTTCAGATGACAGAATTCAGACATATGAAGAGACAGCAATGATTGTCGAGACAATGATAGAGAAGACAAGCAAGAAGAAACCAGGTGACAAAGGCTCTTAA